The Bdellovibrionales bacterium genome includes the window CGATTGGACAAGTGGCAGCTAGTGTCGGAGGCAATCCCTCCTATAAGGACGTGATCCAGGCTTCATTTCAGAACAATGCGCTTTGGCGAATTGGTTTTCAATACAATTTTAATACGCCAAGATCTGGATGGTGTTCAGGAATTTCCGTTTCTAGATTAACTTCTACGGGCAAAGCAGGAATTGATGAGGTCCTTCGCGCTGCCACGGGAAACGACTTCACTCAGCTCAAAAATCTCCTGACGGCCGCCGGACGAAGCACGGATGTCAACTTAGAGGGAAGCTTAGTTATCGGGGAGGTTTCGGGTGGATACTCATGGGGTTTTATGGAAAATGCCTCAATCACATTGACCGGCGGAGTGGCGAAGGTTGTGAAGACAGATATACGATTAAAGACTGGACTTCCAAATTTTGAAGCAACAAACCTTGGAAACTCTCTGATGAGGTCCAGCGAAGATGAGCTTGAGTCGATTGTAAACAAATACGGATTATTTCCAGTTGTCGGTGTTGGTGCGGGTTATTATTTTTGAGAGGTTATCGTTTAATTCACAAAAAGGGAGAGGAAAAATGAAAATATTAGTTGTGATGATGGGAATAGCATTTATAAGCGCACATGCTGCAGCTGAGGGCTCTTGTGCTAAGGACCGGGAATCATTCTGTGCAGGTATTCAACCCGGAGAAGGCCGCATCGTAAAGTGCCTAAAGGATAACGAAGATAAGCTCTCAGCTGAGTGCAAGTCATCCTTTGAAAAGACTCAGGCCCAGAGAAAGGAAATCAAGCTGGCCTGTCACGACGATGCTGAAACGCTCTGTCCCGGTATGAACAAGAGGGAATTATTGAAGTGTTTACGGTCGAAGAAGGACGAAGTGTCCGAAAAATGCAGAAGCGAATGGAAGGAACTGAAGGAGATGAGAAAGGGACGAAGATGAAGATAGAGGAATAAGTTGAGAGATCAATGCCAAAAGGCCAGGCCTAATCGGCACTGGCTAAAGGGCGAGGGCTAAAAGTTCAGTTTGCCCGAGCTAGACTTGGCCCGTTGATGAAAATGCCGATCTATATGTGTGATAAATTTCATTTTCTCCTGTCTTTTGATCGCTTTCATATTTGTTAGCACACTTGCCTGTGAAAAGAAGGAAGGAGCCTTCTTTGTCGGGGCTTTGGGGTTGGACTCTGATCGCATAATTTTGGCGAGCCAATCAGCGACCGTTCTGACGGTCACGTCCTACGATTTAAATGGAAATTTAATCGCTACTTTAGCGGACTATTATGCAGAAACAAACGGTCCGCGTGGCTTAGCTATATTTGATAGCCTTCATTTTCTTTTGAGCTTAGAAGGAAACGATCGAGTGGACCTGGTTCACATGGGTGGAGGCGGACATCTGCCCTATCTCACCAGCTCCTTTTTGACGGGTACGATCGGAAAGCTGATTCGTCATCCGACAACCAACGATCTTTTTATTATCGAGGCGGGAACGGCCATTGAGCGGTTTGATCTTTCAGGGACAAGAATCCCACAGACCGGTAATGGCTTTATTCAGGGCGCATTGGCTCCCTGTGCGGCTCCAGCAACGGCCCGAGCCATGGTTGTGAATAACAACGGCGAGCTTGTGGTGATTCAATCCGGAGCGACGGCTGCTTTTCGACTCACAATAGGTCCAACTGTCGCATCCGCCTGTGCCGTTGCGACATTGACGAACGCTGCCAACGATCTCGTGAATCACTCAGATGGAAATATCTACTATGCCGGAACGAACAGTAGCATCTATCGGGCGAGTCAGACTCTTACGGGATCGACAGTAATCTTCAACAACGCAGCGACGATTGCTGTGCCGACGGCCATGGCCGAGCTTCCAAACGGGAACCTCATAATTGCCTCCGATACAACCGACTCGGTTGAGGTCATCACGACCAGCGGAACTTACGTTGGCAGTCTTATTAAGAACATTCACACACAACTGGTTCACAGTATTCTTGTGGTGCGTGGCCAATGACGAAGAAAATAGCTCTTGTCATCCTGCTTCTCTCTTTAAATGGACAAGCTGGCGCAAAGGCCCCGGCTGCGTCTCCCAAAGCTGGTGGGAGCAAAGCAAGTGCTGGAAAATACTCTTTAGGAGCTGAGGTTCAAATTGGCTATCCATTTATGAATCTGAAAAATCCCGACGGAGAGAAGGCCTATTACGACGGAGTTGGGATGCGCCTCAATGTCAACATTCCCATTTTAGATCTTGTCGACACAGACGTCTATCTCGTCGCGGGTGTGAAATATTTTGATCTTGTTAATACGGCAAACAGTGCAAGTCAATATGAGGCGTCCAATCTCATAGGACCAGGCGCGGGAGTTTCTCTGCGTTACACAAAGGTCATTATCGGCGCCCAGTACTATCAAATGTGGGGTCGGCATTTCGCAACGGGGGCCTTCTCTGATCGCGTCAGCTATGCTTTTCAGGCCGTTGATTATTTTGGAGGTCTGAATTACCAATTTGGCCGCTTAGGTGTCGGGCTTATCTATTTCACTTCATCGGCAGTGATTGACAAGAGTCACACGGGCCTCGAATCCGATACGTCACTTCAAAGTAGCATGATTTCATTGCAGTTCACTTTTAATATGGGCGAGACTTTGTGGCAAATTCTCGGGGGCCTCTTTTGAAGTGGTTCGGAGTGAATTCTCTTTAATGAACGTACCGGAATCGTGGGAGGGGAGAAGAAGTGGGTAGAAAGGGGCATGGGTGGATCATTCCTCTAAAAATCATCACGGCCCTGATCGTTGCTGGTTGGCTTCCTGTGCGTATTGTATTTTTGTCCGATGTTGGCTTTGTCGATCGACTTTTTGACACTTTTATTTTTGTTTTGGTTTTTGGTCCCTATTTTGTGCGCGCTCAAAAATTACCAGTTCATGGCAAGCAAATTGAGGAGGATTCGTTTTGGCAGCGCATGGGTTCAGTAACAGTCGATCTAGCCGTAGGCCTTCCCCTTTTTTCAATAGCCGCTGTTATGGGGATTCAATTAGGAATTTTGTGGTGGCTTCCGAAACTCATTCTTTTGCGTCACATTTCAGGAATTAAGAAGGTTCTCGAGTGCTACGATAGTCTTCATCCCATTTTGCAAAGGCTTCTTCCGCTGGGTTTTGTTATGCCGACAGTTGTTCACCTGGCGGCATGCGGATGGGTTTGGATGGGAGGCGGTACTGCAGGGATAACGGGTAATGCCGTTGAGGACTATGTGAAATCCCTCTATTTCATTATGACAACCTTTACCACCGTTGGTTATGGTGACATTTCGGCAAAGACTTTGCCTCAAATGGCTTACGCCATGTTAACTCAAATTGTTGGGGTTGGCTTTTTTGGATTTGTTGTAAGTAATGTGGCAAGCCTGTTGGCTCGTATGGATGCAGCTCGAGAGAATCATCTGAGTACTCTTGATCGGATTGAGGCATTTATGGGACACAACGATCTTCCTCATAGCCTCAGAGTTAAAGTCCGTTCCTATTATCGTTATCTTTGGGATACGCGGCATGGCTATGACGATAAATCCATTTTAAATGATCTGCCGAACAAACTTCGTAGCGAAGTCTCTCTTTGCCTCAATGCTGAGATCATGCAAAAAGTCCCCCTTTTTAATGGAGCAGACACCGACATGTTAGAGGATGTTGTCTTGCAACTGCGCCCTAAGGTAGTTGTGCCAGGTGAAAAGATATTTCACGCGGGAGAGCCTGGTGATTCAATGTACTTTATACATAAGGGCTCAGTTGAAATCGTAACGAGGGAAGGAGGCGTTTTGGCTACTTTGTTGCCGAGCTCCTTTTTTGGGGAAATGGCCCTTCTGACGAGCAATCCTCGGAGTGCTAACGCTCGGGCAACTGAATATTGTGACATGTTTGAGCTAAGCCGAGAAGCTTTTGAGAAAGTTCTGGGTCGATATCCACTTTTTGAAAAGCATATTCGGGACATTGCAGTTGAGCGTGGTATCAAGCCACCAGCACCTTTGAATCCTAAGGAACAGAAGGTTTCCTAGTGCAGCACAGCTGCAAACTGCGCGACAACGAGATTCAAAGCTTTCTTAGTCCTCACTGAATTGGCTTTGCATGATTTCTACGGATGGCATTTTCATCGACTTTGACGTAATCCACCCAAAATTCAGAATTGGGAGCATAGGGTATTTTCAATTTTTCGTTGATGGTCACGGTCAGAGTTCTCGGATTGTAGCTCCATCCGGGGCCTGGTGCGACTTTAGAATTTCCGTAGTACAAAATCAAGGTTCCTTCCTGTGGGATAGACTGCAGAACTATTTGCAACTTCTTAAATTTTTTCCTAATATCGGATCCAATTCTTGCTAAATGGCTTCCAAAATTTTCATCGCAGATGGGGAACACTCTGCCTTCAATAGTCCCATGTGCTCGATTGATCGCTTGCAAAATCTTGTCTGGACGATGAGCGTAGGATTCTATGTGACATGGATTTATTCCAACAACCGCGTAGAGGTCTGTTCGATTGACCCCCACAAGTCTGTCGATCCCCGCGATAAATGATTCTACACCGACATGATTACTCGAATCTTCTTCATCTGAAACGATAACAATGACTAATTGAGAATCGGGGCGAATAAAATCTCCATTGATTTTGTTCATTTCGGGACTTAGTGCTTTGAGGATGGGCGAGAACATCTCTTCGATCTCAGGACCTCCCTCGCTGGTTTTTAGGGTTCCAACTCGAAGGGCGCTCCGCAAAGCCTCTTTGTCGCCTTCAGAGCGTGTGATAAAAGCCGATCGCAGCTTTCCTTCAGGGTAGCATTCGACGACTTTACCTGATTCATCTACGGAGCCGTTTTTGAGTCTAACAGGAGTGTTACATAGGCTTTGCTCAAAATGGGAATCGTAAACAGTCAGGACTCCCACTCTGTAATCAATAAAGGCATTTTCTCCGAAGCTGTCTACAAATTTATCAATACCTGCGATGAGCAGGTCCTGCTCATTGAGCATGCTCTCGGAGTTATCAATGAGAAAAACAATATCCACTTTGGACTTTAGTTCAAATTTTGGTGACTCGCCTCGAGATCTCGCAGCCTGAAATTCTACAGGAGGGGCTGCCAAATAGGCAGAAGGGCTTCCTTGACAGCCAAGGCAGATTGAAGCAAGAAGGAGAAACATTCCAAGAAGTGAAAAATTTTTTGAATTTTTGCGGAGATCAATCATTATTTGAACAAGATCCAGTGTATTATTTTTCATATCTTCAAGCTCCACCTGCATCTTTGGGGCATCCCTTAGATTGAACCTGGTAGGTGTCTAGTTCATCTATCCAGACTTCACCGTTAAATGGGAAAAACAATTGGTCGTCTTTGGCTTTGAATTGTCCCAAGCTGTTGCGTTTGTTTCCGTTTACCTTTTCAGCTAAATGAATTCGTTGCATCACCTCTGCCTCGACAAGTTGTAACTTGTTGAGGTTGCTCTTGATGTCACTCAAATCTTCATTGGCTAGTTGAGCGACTCGAGAAAATAGGGCAAAATTATTCATTCCGTTCGGTGATTTCTGGATTTGGTCACGAACAGTGAAATCCAGATGAAAGGAGGACGGAAGAAGGTTTGCAATCTTCGCATAGGAAATGC containing:
- a CDS encoding cyclic nucleotide-binding domain-containing protein; this encodes MGRKGHGWIIPLKIITALIVAGWLPVRIVFLSDVGFVDRLFDTFIFVLVFGPYFVRAQKLPVHGKQIEEDSFWQRMGSVTVDLAVGLPLFSIAAVMGIQLGILWWLPKLILLRHISGIKKVLECYDSLHPILQRLLPLGFVMPTVVHLAACGWVWMGGGTAGITGNAVEDYVKSLYFIMTTFTTVGYGDISAKTLPQMAYAMLTQIVGVGFFGFVVSNVASLLARMDAARENHLSTLDRIEAFMGHNDLPHSLRVKVRSYYRYLWDTRHGYDDKSILNDLPNKLRSEVSLCLNAEIMQKVPLFNGADTDMLEDVVLQLRPKVVVPGEKIFHAGEPGDSMYFIHKGSVEIVTREGGVLATLLPSSFFGEMALLTSNPRSANARATEYCDMFELSREAFEKVLGRYPLFEKHIRDIAVERGIKPPAPLNPKEQKVS
- a CDS encoding VWA domain-containing protein, whose amino-acid sequence is MKNNTLDLVQIMIDLRKNSKNFSLLGMFLLLASICLGCQGSPSAYLAAPPVEFQAARSRGESPKFELKSKVDIVFLIDNSESMLNEQDLLIAGIDKFVDSFGENAFIDYRVGVLTVYDSHFEQSLCNTPVRLKNGSVDESGKVVECYPEGKLRSAFITRSEGDKEALRSALRVGTLKTSEGGPEIEEMFSPILKALSPEMNKINGDFIRPDSQLVIVIVSDEEDSSNHVGVESFIAGIDRLVGVNRTDLYAVVGINPCHIESYAHRPDKILQAINRAHGTIEGRVFPICDENFGSHLARIGSDIRKKFKKLQIVLQSIPQEGTLILYYGNSKVAPGPGWSYNPRTLTVTINEKLKIPYAPNSEFWVDYVKVDENAIRRNHAKPIQ